Proteins from a single region of Synechococcus sp. WH 8109:
- a CDS encoding DUF3104 domain-containing protein, producing MHIKPGMTAIVTDPEGAWRMADVIWVDGGARNPKTPTLFQVADVETVVMN from the coding sequence CTGCACATCAAACCAGGCATGACCGCGATCGTCACCGACCCGGAAGGTGCTTGGCGGATGGCTGATGTGATCTGGGTTGATGGTGGCGCCAGGAACCCCAAGACTCCGACGTTGTTCCAGGTGGCTGACGTCGAGACAGTCGTCATGAACTGA